Part of the Nicotiana sylvestris chromosome 2, ASM39365v2, whole genome shotgun sequence genome, gctataaatcattgcataaaggtaaattgtttccaaatagggaAAGTGGTCATTCTTTTTGACACGGACTagaaaggaaataggttcacataaattggaacggagggagtagtaaaaGTGAAAATAATTGGATGAGCTGTCATTACAAAGTAAATTATCTTGTCCATTTCATTTTGTGTAATCATACTCTTTCTTTTTAGTATGttcaaaaattatatatatttggaAACTAGTTAATTATAACATTCATATAATTTTACCCTAATGACACTCTCTTACATGTTTATCATGACAAAAAAGAGGCATTTTTTGTATGTGCAACACTTTAACTTTTGCGTCAAAAGTCTTCGTTTTTTATTTAAACTCAATATTCAGACAAACACCATCATGTAAAATGAAACGAAGGATTAACTAACTTTAGTTCAATTTTTGCAGGAAGAAGGTTGGGTGGTTTGCCGAGCATTTAAGAAGAGAAACACAGGCCAAGCAAAGATCAATAATGAGGAAGGATGGGAATCAAATTATTTTTATGAAGAATCAAGTGGAGTCAGCTCTATTGTGGATCCCCTTGAGTATATCCCAAGACAGCCTCCTACTGGAAATTTCATGAGCCAGAATTTACTATGCAAGCAAGAAATAGAAGCCAATAACAATAGTAGTTTCAACTTTTTACATTCAGACCAGTTTGTTCAGCTTCCACAGCTAGAAAGCCCTTCTCTGCCACTCATGAAAAGGCCTAGTTCCATGTCACTTGTCTCTGAGAATAACCGCGACGAAGATGATCAGCAGATAACGAAAAGGAGTAAGATAAATAAGAATGTCAAGGATAGAGTAACGGACTGGAGGGCACTCGACAAGTTTGTTGCTTATCAGTTGAGCCATGATGACGACGGTGTTTCGAGCTATGAACCTCACAATGGTTCGGATTTGGGAATGCTGTTATTACAGAGTGGAAGAGAAGAAGGACCTAAGTTGGATGACTTGCTGAGTTCAACTTCTAACCGTGATATTGGCATTTGCATATTTGATAAATGAGGAGGAATTAAGAAGAAAGAGAGGAGGAAGAAATGTCCAAGGAATAATAGCTAGCCGTTGAGAATATTATACATATGTATTATTGCGTAAACATATTGTTTTTGTAATGAGTGAAAAGAATCACTTCATCATTATTGAAGTGTGCAGTATGattgtgaattttttttttcgtGAGACTCAAACTCAGGATCTTTGTCTGCTCTGATactattgtttaccgtgaaaatggtaataacaattaaatttgttgatagaACTCTAAaattacgtgatctatttttatgctagtttgttagaCAGTTATGCTAAGTTTATGAGATTTagagacgaaataaagtaaaggagagagctataatcaaaccgataggtcGGTTACTCGGGGCCTCGGGCTTGTCGATtttgggcctcgaggtcgatctcaGGGCTCGGCTACGAGCTATTAAGGGCAATCAGGGTAGGGATAACAGTTATGGGATAACTGAGGGAGACTCTTTATggtcaatgataagcaataaatgaagaacaagtatgaagacaataaatgaaagcaataatatcaagagagcgTGAGAGAGCAAAGAGTGTGTTCTTCTATCTTATGGAGCACCTGGAACAATAATCGACCCTTACAAAGTGTCAAAGACCCCTTTTTTATAGGAGGGGAatctcaacatagtacaaaatatattaacaataaagaaATCGGGATGGGACAGCTGGCTAAATTCATGATGCATGCTCAGACTAGCTTCAGACTAGCTGACATATTTTGCCGGTCCTGATTGCACTCCATTGGAACTCCCCATATCTATTGGGGTCGCGACCACGTTATCCCTAGGTCGGGTGTCAATGGACCTCAAGGGAGGGTACTCGGTCCGTGGTCTCGAGCCTTCGAAGCGATCTTTCAAGATGCCTTATCAACGAGAAATTGGTTCCTTTGATttcaccatatacagatagtccccgcgtttcttagagaggagcgacaggaaatgattttgacatccaACACTTTGGGCTTCCCGTGATGATGTCATACTGATGATGCAAGCCTCTATGATTACCGAAATGTTTTGTCATTTTGTTTGTTGCGGATTCTCATTCTTCAGGGCCATAATGTCGCCATCGATTCAGCTCGTAGGGACGCATTGAATGTGCCTGTTGTTACATTTTTCGAGGGCGATAATGGCGTCGTCGGTTACGTTGCCCCCTTTCTATAAATGGGGGCCTCCTGGGATCAGCCTTTTACCTAAGTATCTTCCTGTACCTATCCATTCCTCCTTTCTCGCTATCTTTATTCTTTGTCTTtcaccatgtttgaggcccatggcctcaagattGTATGGTGGTACTTTTATCAGGCATGCTACGACCTATCTCCTGGACCTTCTCTGGTTGAGCGCGATTACGctattttgttgttattgttgttgttattgttgacgTCGTTGGTTCGGGATGACGAACAGAAGGACGATTTCCTCCGACTCGAGGAAATATttggattatgcaccgctgctctagagggggctcggattatacaccgctgctcaagaaggggctcgaattatacaccgctgctcacctcccATGATTACCCGGTGCGGTGCCTTACTCTCTTTGCTTTCTATGGGGTGAGGTGGTACCACCTCCTAACTGTTTCATACCGCACCGGGgaaacgtctcaagaagtggctttacaataatagcctggtgaaatccatactagccagatttttcacccagccacttcttagTTTCTTCCTGCCTCTTCCACatcactttgctcttctccaaCGCTTTCCTATTCATCGTCtccccttttgaagatgccattttgGGGAACAGAGATAAGACTCCTGACGAGATTgtgcttggaagatattgtctttgaggacgTGTGCCTGAGGAGATGATGCCCGAAAATGTTGTTGCCGAGGACACACCTTTGAGAATAGTCTATGCCCCTAGGCTTTCACTATATGTACACCTTCATGCTTCTTTGTTtatgtgtaaggacccttcgtgggcttttgtaatcaaatGTAAGGAtacctcgtgggcttttgtaattgaaTGTTCATAAATACAGAgatattttctcaatttttttttatctttgatGCTTGCTACATTCTTTTACGTTTGTAGAGATTCTGCATGCACAAATCTGTCTGTTGTTGCTAATACCGAACCCGGGTACGAGTATTCCTTCCGTCCTTTGGTTGATAAAAACTGCTTCCCGTGAGATCTTTTGCCGTTCCTCAGGCCAAACCTGGATTGATCCGATAAACTCGGGACGTCAGGACCCTTACTTTGAGTCGAGAAGAAGTAGGGCTTTGAACCCTTAAACTAAGACTCGGCCTTTAGACCTTCGagaatagtccccgagtgagggttGATCCGGGGCATTTGGATACTTGTCTTGAACTTAGTGTATGCAATCTTAAGGCATTGTAGATGGGTCCCGGATGAGGGGCTGTCCGGTTTAGGATGATATCTGTAATGCTATTTAAGGCTTCTTGTAGCCTAACATATTTtggatggagatcctcgaggtcagATATTGCCTCGGGACCGACGATGATGGCATTGACCTTTTAAAGCCCATATCctttctgatggaggtcctcgaggtcactTACTACCTCGAGACTAGAGAAGGCattattggcttcctggagctTAACTttgttctgatggaggtcctcgaggtcaggtaccacctcgggactggagaagATGTTATCTGCTTtttggagcctaaccttgttctgatggaggtccttaaggtcgggtaccacctcgggattaGTGATGTTGTCGGCTCTCTGGAGTTTAACTTTTCTTtgatagagatcctcgagatcgggtaccacctcgggactggtgaTGATATCGTTGGCTCCTTAAAGCCTAACTTCTGTTTGATGGGGGTCCTTGAAGTCGGGTACCACCACAGGACTGGCGATGATGTTGTTGGCCTTTTatagcctaacttctttttgatggagataCTCGAGGTCGGCTACTACCTCGGTGCTAGCAAAGGTATCAtcggcttcctggagcctagccttgtcctgatggaggtcctcgaggttgggtaccacctcgggactagcgaTGGTACTTTTAGCTGGTTTTGAGGCAAGCAGATCGTCGCCgtttttttccatatatatacaTGGACGTTTTTTTGCTTTTTAGGGGATCCTACTACTTTAAGCAGTTGCCCTTCTTTTTCTGGGCTAGCCTTTCGTTGCTCTAGCAGTAATGCACTTGCACATATCCCCGCTTTAGTTTTCTAATTTTGTCATAGCCATGGCTGCTATGTTGGGGTCCGTCCGTCAGGGAAGGGAGAGCTCCGCCTCCGGCATTCAGGACCAACGAGAGTATGACTTGAAGGTTGTTTCTTCGATAGGAGAAAAACATCTTGGGTTAGTGAGAAAAGATTGTGGATGGGGGAAAAGGTAGTACCACAGATACTTCCCCTGGGTAAGGGAATCACGGATTATGCCGATGGATTCTTGAAATATACCCTTTCACattaggcccccttgatagggttgtgctctaCTTCTGCCTagagtatcgggttaccttggcgcagatccatccgtcattttggcgaacGATGCTGATGATGAAATTTTTTTGCGGAGAAGGAGGGGCTTGACTTTACTCATAGTCATCTTATCAGGCTGTACCGACCCTTCCACCATCGAGGCCTGCTGACCTTGCGATGCCGATCGACtacgccctttgttgttgacgACGAGGAAGACAGAGATCGGGGGTGGATGAGTCGCTTCATCCGGGTGCAAACCGCTAACATTATCCTCATAGAGCTTGTGCCATTCCCTAAGGAATGGAATTATACTCGTACGTGGTGCATCTTGTGCTTTCTCAGTTCTATCTATGACAAAAGCCTAGTTTCGTAActgtgccttcttttcttttcccgcaGCAATTTCATGGGCATCGGGCGATGTTCTTGATCTACCGGATTGGGTCCGAGaattggcgacccactcgacctaTGAGGAGcgcaagtggcgagctttgtctTGGGGCATATGGGAAGCAAAATACCATGGTGACCGCTGTGTTATTCATTCCTTTCCATTCTTTCATGTGGAGAAACATATACCCTTTACGTGCATTAATCTTATTGTTGTAGGCATTAGAGAGACTTTCGAGGCGAGGCCGTGCTCTTTCggagagggggaagggttgccAACTTCTAGGCTGAAGAACAGTATCAATGAACGAGAGGTGCTTTCACAGGGCGATGGCGCTCAAAGTAAGGCAGAGCGGTACCGAGGCTTCGAAGCAAAACCACATCCGAGCCTATCGTGTCCGCGACTCCCACTTCTGGAAAGAGGGTTTCTCCGTCGTTGTCGCCTTCGTTTTCCATCGATAATACTTTGGGAGATACTAAGAACCCAGGGTCGCGTACACCGTGCAATCGTGCTTCGACTGTAGTCGAATCTTTCAGGGCTGAAGGAACTAGATTGGCAGGTGTGCGCTCTGCCTTTAAGGAAGACCAGCGGCTTTACTTTATGGTGAGTTTCTGCATAGGTCTTTCGAGCTTCGCGCCTTTCCTTTCTTATTGGGCTTTCTTTTGCAGGCGTTCGACAAGCTTAACTCTGGGCTGCTTCGTTGTGAAGTTAGGCTATATAAAGCTCcggatgaggagagatcccttaggctcctttgtgagAAAAAGAAAGTCGAGCTGGCACACTTGCAGTATGAGGTGGGTCGGAGCTTGAACTACGAGAACCATCtgaaggagcaggtaattttATGTCCTGGGTGAGCCTGCATCCCGCCTCCTAGTTCCTGAGGCTAATACttagtttatttcagttgcagaaaaagacggaggccctaGATCATCTTCGAGATGAAGTTGGTCGGGCCAGGCGTGAATATGATGAGCTGAGAGCTCGAGcggaggctcaggctttagaggggaaggatGCTCTGGCTAAAGTTCCTGCTTTTGAAGTTCAACTCCGCTTAGCCTATGATAATGCTTTAGTTCAGACAGACATGATTGCGAAGCTTGAGTCCGAGCTTttgaaggtcagggctgagatcatCGATGCTCGGGCAGAAGCTGCGATAAGTTGGACTAAGGCTGACAGGGAGATGGCGATCTATTCAAAGGATGTTGTCGATGCTTAAGATGAGCTGAGAAGGATCTGCGACTGTAAAGGGAGGGTTGAAGAATATGCTCACTACAAATCTCGAAGAAAGACCATCGAAGAGATCTGTGCTACGGGCTTCGCCCTCTCGGAGGAATTATCTCTAGCTAGGGTGgatgagcgtgatgctcggttgcTTTTTCCCGATGCCGAAGAAAGTGAAGATGAGGCCGGCAGGCCGTAGCCCCTGGGAGGGCATAAATTTTGCCATCTGTATGTAGTATTTTTGAAGCATGTTTGTAGACGGAGATTGAACTTTTTCACATATGTATATGAAAGAAAACCTTGCAGCTTTATTCCTTTGTATCTCTTACTGTCTTGAATTTGGCCATTGGACAGGTCTTCaagttggtaggaatccttagagtCATGATATGGACCTGGGGCTCGTTagactggcccgtaggctcttacacaCTTTCACTTTTAGGCATAATTAGACCATCTGCTTTGGGCGTAGTCCTTGAGTCGGGCATCGAATCGAGCTTATTTGGCCTTCGAATGGCTGATCTTTAggctagcgacagtggctcttatgcttttggtcgatgcgaccttttaattagggctggcaataatggctcttacgccgtGGGATGATGCGACCTTCTagtgtatgtgggctggcgacaatggctcttatgccttaatctcaggcatatttagttaactattttggatccggtctccgaatcgggttacaactcgagttcattttgaccctcaagttttcagatttcaagctggaaacaatggctcttacgctttaggTTGATGTGACCTTTTGTGCATATGGCCCTGAGGCTTATTAGGCTGGAGACAATATCTCTTAtgcgcttggtcgatgcgaccatttatttaggctttattttcctcttgttaaggacttttgaagtaatATTTGCCTGATTCGTTGTCGGTTCGTGAAAAACCTCGATTTCGAGTAACTTGCGGCAATGTTCaagcacctcaggaggtttggctcggaggctgagtagctcgaagcctgtgatttggagctgacattgTCAAAGCTTTTTTGCCTATGCCGAAgatagcctgtttaaccggttctttacGAAGTAGATTCGGAGTAATTTGAAGGCctgtatgggctggcgacaatggctcttacaccttgtaGCAACGGTCGagcatccccgagtcgcattagttcAGCTGGTATAGTTGTGTGACCAGAGTCACTTGTGTTTGTCCAGAGCCTTTGAGTTCCAAGTTAAGTAGTattggcatctatatcgagggtatgcctttttagcggtcttacaagttcgatatatagccgaaactgtGGGATCAAGTCTATGCCTTTAGTGAGGttttacaagttttacatgtcgttaaggtcttacagttttacatgtcgttgaggtcttataggttttacatgtcgttgaggtcttacagatatgattgctgccttatgtaggtctttcgagaccgagtctgcccgctctaggtcttatggcctcgggttttgttAAGTCGATGAAAGTGGTGCTTTGACGGTATTCCCCGAGTCGTCGAgagtttcttgactcgggagccatttTTGCAAACTTTGCATTGCCTCGTCGAGGGCTTACAATTTTGGAGATCCTGACCCTGAGGtcgtgcatttttattttttgagattttgatgccAGTCCCTGAGTATTCGGGGTACTTTCGATGTTGGAGATGTTTTGCTATTTCCATGTTGCCTTatctgagggcttatgattttggattCCCAACCCGAAGGTCGTTTAGGTGTTGAAttattgacgccagtccccgagtgtttgggacgtTTTTGGCGGAGGACTTGTTTTTGCGAAGGTGCTGAGCCTCTTTTTGAgcgtgagatgctttgataacaaatattcttcaattatttggtatAAGTGTACACGTTTTTTCCGTCGGTGGCTTGGCTACGGATACGGTAcgtggcccggtacatcattttcctataggGACCCAATTCGACGTCTCTAGGCTTTTCCGAGTGGATGAACTTCGGGAGGGGGGGGGGATGCCCCtgagtgttcgaggttgattgaaaaagaAGCCTCGGACACTTGTTGAGTCTCCCTTAGGCAGCATGCAAATGTTTCCtagttaaaaaccttgccggtaaaacccttttcaggataaaaactcggtcgaaggaaaaaagtgcaatggatactttaaaaccttaaggcCTTCAAGATGGGTTAGCGCTCTGACTGCTTTGATCGggcgcctgcataagggttagtctgaaatatgtaataaaaatggagatggttataccttagtatgGGATGTGCCGGCGATGTTTCGAGGAACGATATGTCCTAATTACTCGAGATGAGGATGTTGTACAGTTCTTTACTTTGTTTAATCAAGTTTAATCGAAGGTGTGCTTGATTACCCTTTGGCTTTTTACTTTGTTCAATCAGGTTTCTCTGATATTACTGATGGAGAACACGATGCCTGatacatcgatgttgaagttgtattctgataaatGAGGTTCCCCCGTTGGCCCCGTGTTCCTATCAAATCTGGCTTTGCTGATGGGTCCCCGAGGATCTTGTCCTCGATCTATCCTTCGATCATTACGAGGTGGATTGCGCTTTGGGGTGTTCTTCCTGTCTTCAGTGCATAgctggtatctttctttgttcgGTTTTGGTTCCTTTGTCGGAAACCTActtggatatactgagcccgagggggctcccagctggtcatcttcggccctgatcttcgactggcATCGGTTGTGGACATTTAACTAGGTCACAAcgggatattcgatcaaattctgtTTCAAATGTTTTGAAGCTGCCGAGCTTTGTtcgttcagaccttgagtgaaagcttgcACTTCCCAGTTGTCGGAGACTGGTAGTAGCTCCATCTGTTCCATTTGGAagtgagatacgaactctcgcagcatttcGTTCCCTCTCTACTTGATTTTGAACA contains:
- the LOC104213767 gene encoding NAC domain-containing protein 37-like; the encoded protein is MMDTNESSSCVPPGFRFHPTDEELVGYYLRKKIAAQKIDLDVIRDIDLYRIEPWDLQDKCRIGYEEQNEWYFFSHKDKKYPTGTRTNRATLAGFWKATGRDKAVYDKSQLIGMRKTLVFYRGRAPNGQKSDWIMHEYRLESEENSPPQEEGWVVCRAFKKRNTGQAKINNEEGWESNYFYEESSGVSSIVDPLEYIPRQPPTGNFMSQNLLCKQEIEANNNSSFNFLHSDQFVQLPQLESPSLPLMKRPSSMSLVSENNRDEDDQQITKRSKINKNVKDRVTDWRALDKFVAYQLSHDDDGVSSYEPHNGSDLGMLLLQSGREEGPKLDDLLSSTSNRDIGICIFDK